The Lysobacter gummosus sequence GAGCGACGGCGCCGCGGCGGTGTTGTTGGCTTCGGGCCAGGCGGTGAAGGACTACGGCCTGACTCCGCTCGCGCGTTTCGTCAGCTTCTCGGTCGCCGGCGTGCGTCCGGAAGTGATGGGCATCGGCCCGATCGCGGCGATTCCGAAGGCGCTGAAGCAGGCCGGCCTGAGCAAGGACCAGATCGACTGGATCGAGCTCAACGAAGCCTTCGCCGCGCAGGCGCTGGCGGTGATCCGCGACAGCGGCCTGGACCCGTCCAAGGTCAATCCGCTCGGCGGCGCCATCGCGCTCGGCCATCCGCTCGGCGCGACCGGCGCCATCCGCACCGCCACCATCGTGCACGGCCTGCAGCGCCGTAAGCAGAAGTACGGCCTGGTGACGATGTGCATCGGCACCGGCATGGGCGCGGCGGGCGTGTTCGAGTCGCTGTAAGTCGAATCCGGCATCGCGCTTTACGTCAAAGAACCCCGGGCAAAACCCGGGGTTCTTTTTTGCCTGCGCATTTGGCCGCATCCGCCCCTGTATCCGACGCGGGCGGCATGATGGGATGCAGCGTCGATACGCACGTCCTTCGGAACCGGCCCCCCATGAGCGAATCAGTCTCGCCGTCCGCCCCGCCCGCCTGGGCCGTTGCGATGCGCCGCTTCACCACTTACCTGTCGCAGGATTTCCTCGGCGGCCCGCGGCCATGGAAACTCGCCTGGGTAGTGAATTTCCAGAAGGCCGGCACCTTCTTCTTTCTAGGCGCCTTGATCGCCTGCTACCACAACACCTCCACCGCGGCATGGATCTATCTGGCGATGCACGGCAGTTACGGATTGGTCTGGATCATCAAGGACCTGACGTTTCCGGACCCGAGCTGGCAGGTCAAGGTGACGATCGGCGGCGGCATCAACTCGTTCCTGAGCGTGCTGGGTTGGTACTGGGTGTTCGGCTGGTTGCTGATCTCCGGCACCGCGCGGCCCGACTATCCGCTGCCGGACGCGGCCTGGTTCTGCCTGTGCATCAGCCTGTGCATCCTGGGCTGCGCGATCATGATCGCCGCCGATGCGCAGAAGTATTTCACCTTGCGCCTGCGCCGTGGCCTGATCGACGACGGCATGTTCCGTTATGTCCGCCACCCGAATTATCTCGGCGAAATCATGATCTACGGCAGCTTCGCGCTGATGGTCTGGCACTGGCTGCCGGCGCTGGTGCTGGCCTGGGTATGGCTGGGTCTGTTCGCGGTGAACATGGCGATGAAGGAAGCCAGCATGTCGCGTTATCCGCAATGGGCCGCGTACAAGAAGCGCAGTTGGTGGCTGGTGCCGGGCGTGTTCTGAAGCGCGTTGGCCGCGTTTGGATTCGCATC is a genomic window containing:
- a CDS encoding methyltransferase family protein, which produces MSESVSPSAPPAWAVAMRRFTTYLSQDFLGGPRPWKLAWVVNFQKAGTFFFLGALIACYHNTSTAAWIYLAMHGSYGLVWIIKDLTFPDPSWQVKVTIGGGINSFLSVLGWYWVFGWLLISGTARPDYPLPDAAWFCLCISLCILGCAIMIAADAQKYFTLRLRRGLIDDGMFRYVRHPNYLGEIMIYGSFALMVWHWLPALVLAWVWLGLFAVNMAMKEASMSRYPQWAAYKKRSWWLVPGVF